From Domibacillus sp. DTU_2020_1001157_1_SI_ALB_TIR_016, a single genomic window includes:
- the spoIIIAE gene encoding stage III sporulation protein AE — MGSIWQPIMEQADLSALEKRWSELKQLYGPFLPRKMEFDSGNIDLAALFSPESWMSALKSYVLFEVTTHAQSLAIIFLLSILAAVLKTVGQALETQTVTKTAEAAVLIPIFILAMGTFRLAVESISGAVEQMTVFMMAFMPVLIALLTISGAVASAALFPPLLLFMMNASGILIDQIILPCLIFSVVFSLVSLLSDHYNADRIAALLRTVSIWLLSAFMTVFLTILTLRGVTAAAADGLTVKTAKFISGTFVPVVGRMMADAADTASGAALMIHNTAGVAGIGLLALTALFPVVKLMVLVILYKASAAVLQPLGDSAAASLLDIIGKTMSFMLAALALVSFMYFLFMAAVVAAGNAAYMMR, encoded by the coding sequence ATGGGATCTATATGGCAGCCGATAATGGAGCAAGCGGATTTATCGGCGCTTGAAAAAAGGTGGAGCGAATTAAAGCAGCTGTACGGCCCTTTTTTGCCAAGAAAAATGGAGTTTGATTCCGGAAATATTGATTTAGCTGCTTTGTTTTCTCCCGAAAGCTGGATGTCGGCATTGAAGTCTTACGTGCTTTTCGAAGTCACCACACACGCGCAAAGCTTAGCCATTATTTTTTTGCTGTCCATTTTGGCAGCTGTGCTTAAAACAGTAGGACAAGCATTGGAAACGCAGACGGTAACGAAGACAGCAGAAGCCGCCGTATTGATACCGATTTTTATACTGGCGATGGGCACATTCCGGCTCGCTGTCGAGTCTATTTCGGGTGCGGTAGAGCAAATGACCGTTTTCATGATGGCCTTTATGCCGGTCTTGATCGCTTTATTGACGATAAGCGGCGCTGTAGCCTCTGCTGCTTTATTCCCGCCGCTGCTTCTTTTTATGATGAACGCGTCCGGCATTTTAATTGACCAGATTATTTTGCCGTGCTTGATCTTCTCGGTTGTTTTCAGCCTGGTCAGTTTGCTTTCCGACCACTACAATGCCGATCGGATTGCTGCACTCCTTAGAACGGTCAGTATCTGGCTTCTCAGTGCGTTTATGACGGTGTTTCTGACCATTTTAACTTTAAGGGGTGTGACTGCTGCGGCGGCAGACGGTTTAACCGTCAAAACAGCAAAATTTATAAGCGGTACGTTTGTGCCGGTTGTAGGGCGCATGATGGCGGATGCCGCGGACACGGCTTCCGGGGCCGCTTTAATGATTCACAATACAGCCGGTGTGGCCGGCATTGGGCTTTTGGCGCTGACGGCTCTTTTTCCCGTCGTAAAACTAATGGTGCTCGTCATCCTGTATAAGGCATCTGCCGCCGTGCTGCAGCCGCTTGGCGACTCAGCGGCTGCGTCACTGCTGGATATTATCGGCAAAACGATGTCATTTATGCTGGCTGCGCTGGCACTCGTGTCTTTTATGTATTTTCTATTCATGGCCGCTGTTGTAGCGGCTGGAAATGCCGCTTACATGATGAGGTGA
- a CDS encoding SpoIIIAC/SpoIIIAD family protein: protein MLFVLFTCSILLFQFADEMAKLIAAVRKMAAYAGVETLYIETVLKAVGVAFISEFIANIAKDAGQQALAAKMEIAGKIIILALILPILTILIETVLNMLPGR from the coding sequence TTGCTGTTTGTTCTGTTTACGTGCAGCATTCTTTTATTTCAATTTGCAGACGAAATGGCCAAACTGATTGCGGCCGTCCGGAAAATGGCTGCCTATGCAGGCGTGGAAACCCTTTATATTGAGACCGTTTTAAAAGCGGTCGGCGTAGCCTTTATATCGGAATTTATCGCTAATATTGCGAAAGATGCCGGTCAGCAGGCGCTTGCGGCAAAAATGGAGATAGCCGGGAAAATTATTATTTTAGCGCTTATCCTGCCGATTTTGACCATTTTGATTGAAACAGTGTTAAACATGCTTCCAGGGCGGTGA
- the nusB gene encoding transcription antitermination factor NusB: MNRRTAREKGIQALYQMDLSGAESAEAVANVLEDSDSDSSYLREIVTGVEQHREEIDTIIKNNLEKWSFDRLAKVDRNILRLAVYEMQYSDDVPAKVAVNEAIELAKYFSDERAGKFINGVLSKINQSMD, from the coding sequence ATGAACAGACGTACGGCACGGGAAAAGGGCATCCAGGCTCTTTATCAAATGGATTTAAGTGGAGCGGAGTCAGCAGAAGCAGTTGCAAACGTATTAGAGGACAGCGACAGCGACAGCAGTTACTTGCGTGAAATCGTCACGGGAGTGGAACAGCACCGTGAGGAAATCGATACAATTATTAAAAATAATCTGGAAAAGTGGTCGTTTGACCGCTTGGCAAAAGTGGACCGGAATATTTTACGTCTCGCTGTATATGAAATGCAATATTCAGACGATGTTCCAGCAAAAGTAGCCGTGAACGAGGCAATTGAGTTGGCGAAATATTTTAGTGATGAACGAGCCGGTAAATTTATTAATGGCGTTTTATCAAAAATTAATCAATCAATGGACTAA
- the accC gene encoding acetyl-CoA carboxylase biotin carboxylase subunit, translating into MIKKVLIANRGEIAVRIIRACRELGIDTVAVYSEADREALHVQLADEAYCIGPTASKDSYLNFTNIVSVAKLTESDAIHPGYGFLAENASFAELCRELNITFIGPSPEAITQMGTKDVARDTMEEAGVPIVPGSDGIIKDIEEGLTVAAKIGYPVIIKATAGGGGKGIRVARDEAELEKGINMTQQEAATAFGNPGVYLEKFIEDFRHVEIQVLADTHGNVIHLGERDCTIQRRMQKLLEETPSPALNEETRAQMGEAAVKAAQAVDYTGAGTVEFIYDAHAGTFYFMEMNTRIQVEHPVTEMVTGVDLIKEQIRVASGETLSLTQEDVTFDGWAIECRINAENPEKNFMPSAGRVEGYLPPGGFGVRIDSAVYPGYMIPPYYDSMVAKLIVHGKTREEAIARMKRALSEFVIEGVHTTIPFHQKLLEHEVFVGGDFNTKFLEIHDVMQTQS; encoded by the coding sequence ATGATTAAAAAAGTATTGATTGCCAATCGCGGAGAAATCGCGGTTCGAATTATCCGCGCCTGCAGGGAGCTTGGGATTGACACAGTGGCGGTTTATTCAGAAGCAGACCGCGAAGCGCTGCATGTACAACTGGCTGATGAAGCGTACTGCATCGGCCCAACTGCTTCAAAAGACAGCTACTTGAACTTTACCAATATTGTCAGCGTAGCGAAGCTGACAGAATCAGATGCCATCCATCCCGGTTACGGCTTTTTAGCGGAAAACGCGAGCTTTGCGGAATTATGCCGCGAGTTGAATATTACCTTTATCGGTCCGTCGCCAGAAGCGATTACGCAAATGGGAACAAAAGACGTAGCGCGCGATACAATGGAAGAAGCAGGAGTGCCGATTGTTCCTGGTTCAGATGGGATCATTAAAGATATTGAGGAAGGACTGACGGTTGCCGCCAAAATCGGATATCCGGTGATTATCAAGGCGACAGCCGGCGGAGGCGGAAAAGGGATCCGCGTAGCCCGTGATGAAGCGGAACTGGAAAAAGGCATTAATATGACGCAGCAGGAAGCAGCGACTGCTTTCGGTAATCCAGGTGTGTATTTAGAGAAATTCATCGAGGATTTCCGTCATGTTGAAATTCAGGTGCTGGCTGATACGCATGGAAACGTGATTCATTTGGGTGAGCGTGACTGTACGATTCAGCGCCGTATGCAAAAGCTGCTTGAAGAAACGCCGTCTCCGGCTTTGAACGAAGAAACAAGAGCCCAAATGGGTGAAGCAGCCGTTAAAGCAGCCCAAGCAGTTGATTATACAGGGGCAGGCACGGTAGAATTTATTTATGATGCGCATGCGGGCACATTTTATTTCATGGAAATGAATACCCGTATTCAAGTAGAGCATCCTGTCACAGAAATGGTCACCGGCGTTGATTTGATCAAGGAGCAAATCCGGGTCGCTTCCGGTGAAACATTATCACTGACACAAGAAGACGTCACATTTGACGGCTGGGCGATTGAATGCCGGATCAATGCAGAAAACCCGGAAAAGAATTTTATGCCGTCTGCAGGAAGAGTAGAAGGATACCTTCCGCCGGGCGGATTCGGGGTACGGATCGATTCTGCAGTGTATCCAGGCTATATGATTCCGCCTTATTATGATTCAATGGTTGCGAAATTAATTGTTCACGGGAAAACCCGGGAAGAAGCGATTGCACGGATGAAGCGGGCGCTTTCAGAATTTGTGATTGAAGGTGTTCATACAACTATTCCGTTTCATCAGAAGCTGCTTGAGCATGAAGTGTTTGTAGGCGGAGATTTCAATACGAAATTTCTTGAAATCCATGATGTAATGCAAACTCAATCCTAA
- the accB gene encoding acetyl-CoA carboxylase biotin carboxyl carrier protein has translation MKVQEIRELIKLVDQSGIDEFVFESAGSKLKMKKSTGTTTYAAAPVSHVQQVSVTPEAPAAPVMQETPAPEAPKSAVDDSSLHKITSPMVGTFYQSPSPDKEAYVKAGSKVQPDSVVCIVEAMKLFNEIEAEVSGEVVEILVKDGQLVEYGQPLFLVKPE, from the coding sequence ATGAAAGTACAAGAAATTAGAGAATTAATCAAACTGGTTGATCAATCAGGAATTGATGAATTTGTATTTGAATCAGCAGGAAGTAAGCTGAAAATGAAAAAATCAACAGGAACGACTACATATGCTGCAGCACCGGTCTCACATGTTCAACAAGTATCTGTTACACCGGAAGCGCCAGCCGCGCCTGTTATGCAGGAAACACCGGCACCAGAAGCGCCAAAATCAGCAGTGGATGATTCCAGCCTACATAAAATTACTTCACCAATGGTTGGAACGTTTTATCAATCGCCATCGCCGGATAAAGAAGCATATGTAAAAGCAGGGTCAAAGGTTCAGCCGGACTCCGTTGTCTGCATTGTGGAAGCTATGAAGCTGTTTAATGAAATCGAAGCAGAAGTAAGCGGAGAAGTTGTTGAAATCCTTGTAAAAGATGGCCAGCTTGTTGAATATGGCCAGCCGCTTTTCTTGGTGAAACCGGAATAA
- the aroQ gene encoding type II 3-dehydroquinate dehydratase yields the protein MKKILLINGVNLNRLGKREPHIYGTTTLAELEERLIKRGAQAGVEVVTFHSNFEGEIVERLHLAEDEGMDGIIFNPGAFTHYSYAIADAAAGINVPIVEVHISNIHKREAFRHHSVTASHAVGQLCGFGLYGYEMALDFLVNREG from the coding sequence ATGAAGAAAATTTTGCTTATTAATGGGGTAAACCTGAACCGGCTTGGAAAGCGTGAACCGCATATTTACGGAACGACGACGCTTGCCGAGCTTGAGGAACGGCTGATCAAACGCGGGGCGCAGGCAGGCGTGGAAGTGGTAACCTTTCACTCCAATTTTGAAGGAGAAATTGTGGAGCGGCTTCATCTAGCAGAGGATGAAGGAATGGATGGGATTATTTTCAATCCCGGCGCATTCACACACTACAGCTATGCTATTGCTGATGCAGCAGCAGGGATTAACGTACCGATTGTAGAAGTACATATTTCAAATATTCATAAGAGGGAAGCTTTCCGGCATCATTCAGTTACGGCATCTCACGCGGTAGGACAGCTGTGCGGCTTTGGGCTGTATGGCTACGAAATGGCACTCGACTTTTTGGTAAACAGGGAGGGCTGA
- the spoIIIAA gene encoding stage III sporulation protein AA: MPYKTIIPYLPESTLQAVSPLLKSDPAIEEIRLRTGQRIELSGPKPYVLSTCFSEQDRAAFVHKITKHSVYRLEEQLKRGYLTIEGGHRIGLAGQAVLKDGTVSSMTNLSFFNIRIAKQKKGAALPLLASLCEDGWKSTLLIGPPRSGKTTLLRDIARIAGTGEDKRNIKPVKTCIVDERSEIAGCLYGVPQLDVGMKTDVLDACPKSEGMMMMIRSMSPEVLIVDEIGRPEDAQALSEALHAGIAVIATVHARSLEEALRRPVIRHIKESGLFDTYIEVNREHGFTILKKERQAAG, encoded by the coding sequence TTGCCCTATAAAACCATTATTCCTTATTTACCCGAATCGACGTTACAAGCTGTCAGTCCTCTTTTGAAAAGCGACCCGGCGATTGAAGAAATCCGGCTTCGAACCGGGCAGCGTATAGAGCTGTCAGGACCAAAGCCGTACGTGCTGTCCACTTGTTTTTCCGAGCAGGACCGTGCCGCGTTTGTTCATAAAATTACCAAACATTCTGTATACCGGCTTGAGGAGCAATTAAAGCGCGGTTATTTAACAATCGAAGGAGGACATCGAATCGGTCTGGCGGGACAAGCTGTTTTAAAAGACGGAACGGTGTCTTCGATGACAAACTTATCATTCTTCAATATTAGGATCGCCAAGCAAAAAAAAGGAGCAGCTCTTCCGTTGCTGGCATCTTTATGTGAAGACGGATGGAAAAGCACACTGCTGATTGGTCCCCCAAGGTCCGGTAAAACAACGCTTCTGCGGGATATTGCCCGCATTGCGGGTACGGGGGAGGACAAGCGGAATATAAAGCCGGTGAAAACATGCATCGTCGATGAAAGATCTGAAATTGCCGGCTGTCTCTATGGGGTTCCCCAGCTCGACGTTGGCATGAAAACAGATGTACTCGATGCATGTCCTAAATCGGAAGGCATGATGATGATGATCCGTTCGATGAGCCCGGAAGTTTTGATTGTGGATGAGATTGGACGGCCAGAGGATGCGCAGGCGCTTTCTGAAGCCCTGCATGCAGGCATTGCGGTGATTGCCACTGTTCATGCACGCTCCTTAGAAGAAGCGCTCCGCCGTCCCGTTATTCGCCATATTAAAGAAAGCGGCTTGTTTGATACGTATATTGAGGTAAACCGGGAGCATGGCTTTACGATTTTAAAAAAGGAAAGGCAAGCGGCCGGATGA
- a CDS encoding acyl-CoA dehydrogenase family protein, whose amino-acid sequence MKEKIEPLIPAFQSREPALDELNSFPFENIKDLKEIGYTKAMLPQNGGMSLVDFIQHQELIAKGCGATGLSIGWHTGILMEYAEYRHWNPAIADFLVEEIQNGKLVNAAASERNAGSPLRGARFKTNAVRDGQEYVINGEKTFTSAAPVLDYVFVSASIGETKEAAVFLVPMSAEGVSIRETWDSVAMRGTASHDLLLENVRIPADYIVEKLDHSQRLRRKGSLLHIPACYIGIAGAARDYALKFAASYTPAALDHPIGELPVMEQSIGEMETKLMAARQFLYRTAELYDREPENPIGPQMAAAKAFVTNTAIEVTDIAMRIVGARSLSAKNPLHRYWQNVRAGLHNPPMDDIAYRTLAQSALAQFRS is encoded by the coding sequence ATGAAAGAAAAAATCGAGCCGCTGATTCCGGCCTTTCAATCTAGAGAACCGGCATTAGACGAGCTGAATTCTTTTCCGTTTGAAAATATAAAAGATTTAAAGGAGATCGGCTATACAAAAGCGATGCTTCCGCAAAACGGAGGAATGTCACTCGTTGATTTTATCCAGCATCAGGAATTGATCGCAAAAGGATGCGGGGCAACGGGTCTTTCAATTGGGTGGCACACCGGCATCCTGATGGAATATGCAGAGTACCGGCACTGGAACCCGGCGATTGCTGACTTTCTTGTAGAAGAAATCCAAAACGGCAAACTGGTCAATGCGGCAGCAAGTGAACGCAATGCAGGAAGCCCGCTTCGAGGGGCACGATTTAAAACAAATGCCGTTCGTGACGGCCAGGAATATGTAATCAACGGGGAAAAAACATTTACCTCTGCAGCGCCCGTCTTGGATTACGTATTTGTCTCTGCATCGATTGGTGAGACAAAAGAGGCAGCTGTGTTTCTTGTACCAATGTCTGCCGAAGGAGTTTCCATACGGGAAACGTGGGACAGTGTAGCCATGCGTGGAACAGCGAGCCATGATTTACTTCTCGAGAATGTGAGAATTCCAGCTGATTATATTGTGGAGAAGCTTGATCATTCCCAGCGGCTTCGCCGAAAAGGGTCTCTTCTTCACATCCCGGCTTGTTACATTGGCATTGCCGGTGCCGCCCGTGATTATGCGCTCAAGTTTGCGGCCTCTTATACGCCGGCTGCACTCGATCACCCGATCGGCGAATTGCCGGTTATGGAGCAGTCTATTGGTGAAATGGAAACCAAGCTGATGGCTGCCCGTCAATTTTTGTACCGAACGGCAGAGCTGTATGACCGGGAACCAGAGAATCCGATCGGTCCGCAAATGGCCGCCGCAAAAGCGTTTGTAACCAACACAGCTATTGAAGTAACCGATATAGCCATGCGGATTGTCGGTGCCAGAAGCTTGTCTGCGAAAAACCCGCTTCATCGGTACTGGCAAAACGTTCGTGCAGGCCTTCATAATCCGCCAATGGACGATATTGCTTACCGGACGCTTGCTCAAAGTGCACTGGCGCAATTTCGCTCATAA
- a CDS encoding Xaa-Pro peptidase family protein: MGQIEKLRSKIAEQGLDGLFIMSPYNRRYVSGFTGTSGAVLVTSEEAVFMTDFRYTEQAAKQAAGFTIVQHTKSIFEEAMQKAEALGVKTLGFEKEYVSYQEFELLQKYFNGTLKPVAGIVENLRLIKTEPEIKILKEACDIADAAFKHILDFLKPGVREIDVSNELEFFMRKCGADSSSFDIIVASGARSALPHGVASEKEIQSGDFVTLDFGAYYKGYASDITRTVAVGEPSEQLKEIYAIVLEAQMAAVDQIKPGMTGAEADAVARDIISSKGYGDAFGHSTGHGLGLEVHESPRLSVTSDKPLESGMVVTVEPGIYLPGIGGVRIEDDILLTNSGNERLTHSAKELIIL; encoded by the coding sequence ATGGGACAGATTGAAAAGCTGCGCTCAAAAATAGCTGAGCAGGGACTGGATGGCTTGTTTATTATGAGCCCTTATAATCGCCGCTATGTGAGCGGGTTTACCGGTACATCAGGCGCTGTGCTCGTTACAAGTGAAGAAGCCGTTTTTATGACCGATTTTCGTTATACAGAGCAGGCAGCAAAGCAGGCAGCTGGATTTACGATCGTCCAGCATACAAAATCGATTTTCGAAGAAGCTATGCAAAAAGCAGAAGCACTTGGTGTAAAGACGCTTGGTTTTGAAAAAGAATACGTTTCTTACCAGGAGTTTGAATTGCTTCAAAAGTATTTCAACGGGACACTCAAGCCGGTGGCAGGAATTGTGGAAAACTTGCGCTTGATTAAGACCGAACCAGAGATTAAGATATTAAAGGAAGCGTGTGACATCGCAGATGCAGCGTTCAAGCATATTTTGGATTTTCTAAAGCCGGGAGTAAGAGAAATTGATGTATCGAATGAACTTGAATTTTTCATGAGAAAATGCGGTGCAGATTCTTCCTCTTTTGATATTATTGTTGCTTCAGGTGCCCGCTCAGCTTTGCCGCACGGTGTAGCGAGTGAAAAGGAAATCCAGTCAGGCGACTTTGTTACGCTTGATTTTGGCGCATACTATAAAGGATACGCATCGGACATCACCCGTACAGTAGCGGTTGGAGAACCATCCGAGCAGCTAAAGGAAATTTATGCGATTGTATTGGAAGCGCAAATGGCTGCGGTAGATCAAATCAAGCCTGGAATGACAGGTGCCGAGGCAGATGCTGTAGCACGCGATATTATTTCATCAAAAGGATATGGAGATGCATTTGGCCACTCCACTGGCCACGGCCTTGGCCTTGAAGTGCATGAAAGTCCGAGACTCTCGGTAACAAGTGATAAACCGCTCGAATCCGGTATGGTTGTAACAGTGGAACCGGGCATTTATTTGCCGGGTATCGGCGGCGTCCGGATCGAAGACGATATCCTGCTTACAAACAGCGGGAATGAACGGCTCACACATTCTGCTAAAGAACTTATTATTTTGTAA
- the efp gene encoding elongation factor P — protein MISVNDFRTGLTIEVDNGIWRVVDFQHVKPGKGAAFVRSKLRNLRTGAIQEKTFRAGEKVGKAQIDNRRMQYLYANGDQHVFMDNESYEQIEIPASQIDYELKFLKENMEVSIMMFGTETLGVELPNTVELKVTETEPGIKGDTASGGTKPATVETGLTVNVPFFVNEGDVLIVNTTDGSYVSRA, from the coding sequence ATGATTTCAGTAAACGATTTTCGTACAGGCTTAACGATTGAAGTAGACAACGGCATTTGGCGCGTTGTAGATTTCCAGCACGTAAAACCAGGAAAAGGAGCAGCGTTTGTTCGTTCAAAGCTGCGCAACCTTCGTACGGGTGCCATTCAGGAAAAAACATTCCGTGCCGGTGAAAAAGTAGGAAAAGCACAAATCGACAACCGTCGTATGCAATACTTGTATGCAAACGGCGACCAGCACGTGTTCATGGATAACGAATCATATGAACAAATCGAAATTCCAGCATCTCAAATTGACTATGAGTTAAAATTCTTGAAAGAGAATATGGAAGTATCCATTATGATGTTTGGAACAGAAACACTTGGTGTAGAACTTCCAAACACAGTAGAATTAAAAGTAACAGAAACAGAACCAGGCATCAAAGGCGATACAGCATCAGGCGGTACAAAGCCGGCAACTGTAGAAACAGGACTTACTGTAAACGTGCCGTTCTTCGTAAACGAAGGTGACGTACTGATCGTAAATACAACAGATGGATCATATGTATCGCGTGCATAA
- the spoIIIAC gene encoding stage III sporulation protein AC, which yields MDMDVDLLFKIAGIGIVAAFLHTILDQLGKKEYAQWVTLFGFVYILFMAATIVGQLFEKIKSVFLFQ from the coding sequence ATGGATATGGACGTGGATTTACTGTTTAAAATTGCAGGCATTGGCATTGTCGCTGCTTTTCTGCACACCATTTTAGACCAGCTTGGAAAAAAAGAATATGCCCAGTGGGTCACGCTGTTTGGCTTTGTTTACATTTTATTTATGGCGGCTACTATTGTTGGCCAGCTGTTTGAAAAAATCAAATCCGTATTTTTATTTCAATGA
- a CDS encoding Asp23/Gls24 family envelope stress response protein, which produces MSEQQSVNQVLEMSNGEGGHGRIEIAPEVIEVIAGIAASEVDGVEKMRGSFASGVVERLGKKNHGKGVRVDLTEDGIKVDVYCVVKFGVSIPRVAKLMQEGIRQTLLNMTALEADEINIHIVGIQFETKQPEPEYQDEV; this is translated from the coding sequence ATGTCGGAACAGCAATCTGTAAATCAAGTACTTGAAATGAGCAATGGAGAGGGCGGCCATGGCCGTATTGAAATTGCTCCTGAAGTAATAGAAGTGATTGCCGGTATCGCTGCATCAGAAGTGGATGGCGTTGAAAAAATGCGCGGAAGCTTTGCATCGGGTGTAGTGGAACGGCTTGGAAAGAAAAACCACGGCAAAGGTGTCCGGGTTGATTTAACGGAAGACGGCATTAAAGTAGATGTTTATTGTGTTGTGAAATTTGGTGTATCGATTCCGCGTGTTGCCAAATTGATGCAGGAAGGAATCCGCCAGACACTTCTCAACATGACGGCACTCGAAGCTGACGAGATTAACATTCATATTGTTGGGATACAATTTGAAACGAAACAGCCGGAACCTGAATATCAGGATGAAGTATAA
- a CDS encoding stage III sporulation protein AF, with product MQGLFDWLASVLALLLCASIVDMFLSESPMKKYVRLAAGLVIMAALVKPLFSADWSFSFSNERTVSSFEQETKQQVEQLSGVSELASDTYVNQALQQEAQATVSAFSSCEVTTVEAEVAEEQVKQVDIEMKGQCPEQEIERRLTEKWNIGAHQLNMVMEKEETGGG from the coding sequence ATGCAGGGGCTTTTTGACTGGCTTGCATCAGTGCTGGCACTTCTTTTATGCGCTTCTATCGTAGACATGTTTTTGTCCGAATCACCGATGAAAAAATATGTCAGGCTGGCGGCAGGACTTGTGATCATGGCCGCCCTGGTCAAGCCGCTATTTTCTGCTGATTGGTCCTTTTCTTTTTCGAATGAACGAACCGTTTCTTCGTTTGAGCAGGAAACGAAACAGCAGGTCGAGCAGTTGTCCGGTGTTTCTGAACTGGCTTCTGATACCTATGTCAACCAAGCGCTGCAGCAGGAGGCACAGGCGACTGTTTCTGCTTTTTCCTCCTGTGAAGTAACCACTGTTGAAGCAGAAGTGGCAGAAGAGCAAGTAAAACAGGTGGACATAGAGATGAAAGGGCAGTGCCCGGAACAAGAAATTGAGCGCCGTTTAACGGAAAAATGGAATATTGGGGCTCATCAGCTGAATATGGTGATGGAAAAGGAGGAAACAGGAGGTGGCTGA
- a CDS encoding stage III sporulation protein AG, producing MADRQSLLTWWKNGKADKPLKWAAIMLGAGIALMALSDLTGPEQPPEKEESKPAAVNTEADWKKSYETELTDVLNKIEGVSDVSVVVNLASSERKVYEKNIVSSDGESESTRDEQIALVRDGDVESPVMIETRRPDIQGVLIVAGGTERAQVKKRVVEAVTRVLGVPVHRVAVMPGKSGGKN from the coding sequence GTGGCTGACCGGCAATCGCTTTTAACATGGTGGAAAAATGGAAAAGCGGACAAGCCGCTGAAGTGGGCAGCAATCATGCTGGGCGCCGGCATCGCACTGATGGCGCTTAGTGATTTAACCGGACCGGAACAACCGCCTGAGAAAGAAGAAAGCAAGCCTGCTGCTGTGAATACAGAAGCGGATTGGAAAAAAAGCTACGAAACAGAATTAACAGACGTATTAAATAAAATTGAAGGTGTCTCGGATGTTTCAGTAGTCGTGAACCTGGCTTCTTCTGAACGAAAGGTATACGAAAAAAACATTGTTTCTTCCGATGGAGAAAGTGAAAGCACGAGGGATGAACAAATCGCTCTTGTGCGGGATGGCGATGTAGAAAGTCCGGTCATGATTGAAACGCGCAGGCCGGATATTCAAGGAGTACTCATTGTTGCCGGAGGGACAGAACGGGCTCAAGTCAAAAAAAGGGTGGTAGAGGCGGTCACACGGGTGCTTGGTGTTCCGGTGCACCGCGTAGCCGTCATGCCCGGAAAATCAGGAGGGAAAAACTAA
- a CDS encoding SpoIIIAH-like family protein, with the protein MPKKQTVWLFTMVSLTAVLGVYYMTGPEKLLPASTLEEKVSEPEKEVDVAVEETPTDEVFEMIRLEAEEERSRLKEELTAKVASADLSAEAKDEAYTTIQELDEQAASERMLETVIKSKGYEDALVRTMDGEVRITVKADSHSTEAANELIRLAKEEMGDKMPVSVEFEPLK; encoded by the coding sequence ATGCCGAAAAAACAAACGGTTTGGCTGTTTACAATGGTTAGTTTAACGGCTGTGCTTGGTGTGTATTATATGACCGGTCCGGAGAAGCTGCTGCCAGCCTCTACCCTTGAGGAAAAAGTGTCAGAACCGGAAAAAGAAGTAGATGTAGCCGTCGAAGAAACGCCAACGGATGAAGTATTTGAAATGATCCGGCTTGAAGCGGAAGAAGAGCGCAGCCGCTTAAAAGAAGAATTAACCGCTAAAGTAGCTTCTGCGGACCTGTCAGCGGAAGCAAAAGATGAAGCTTATACAACGATACAGGAGCTCGATGAGCAGGCTGCAAGCGAGCGGATGCTTGAGACGGTAATTAAATCAAAAGGGTATGAAGACGCACTCGTACGAACAATGGATGGAGAAGTTCGGATTACCGTCAAAGCGGACAGCCATTCCACCGAAGCCGCCAATGAGCTGATTCGGCTTGCCAAAGAGGAAATGGGCGACAAAATGCCTGTTTCAGTAGAATTTGAACCCTTAAAATAA